The following are encoded in a window of Cyanobacterium sp. T60_A2020_053 genomic DNA:
- a CDS encoding DnaJ domain-containing protein gives MNYYDILEIKPHASNTEIKQAYRRLVKKYHPDSQTDTANHEDIIKINLAYEVLGDQNRRINYDQQLTSHRNEAVNYRQQKSYTATQYYHGGGRSSEDQHHEAWFNEVYSPLLNVIAKIINPLDDEIEELSADPFDDDLMLQFMEYIGRCREYYQQGTKILKSQPNPRHCAGIAANLYYCLNHLSDGIEDLERFTLNYEESYLHTGRELFILAQEIIS, from the coding sequence ATGAATTATTACGACATCCTCGAAATTAAACCTCATGCTAGTAATACTGAAATCAAACAGGCTTATCGGCGCTTAGTGAAAAAATATCATCCTGATAGTCAAACGGATACAGCTAATCATGAAGATATTATTAAAATTAATCTCGCCTATGAGGTATTGGGGGATCAAAATCGTCGTATAAACTATGATCAACAGTTAACTAGTCATAGAAATGAAGCTGTTAATTATCGTCAACAAAAAAGTTATACCGCTACGCAATATTATCACGGTGGAGGGCGCTCGTCAGAAGATCAACACCACGAAGCATGGTTTAATGAGGTTTACTCTCCCCTCCTCAATGTGATAGCGAAAATTATTAATCCTTTGGATGATGAAATAGAGGAACTTTCTGCTGACCCTTTTGATGATGATTTAATGTTACAGTTTATGGAGTACATCGGGCGCTGTCGTGAATATTACCAGCAAGGTACAAAAATTCTTAAATCCCAACCAAATCCCCGTCATTGCGCTGGAATTGCCGCTAATCTTTATTACTGTCTAAATCATCTCAGTGATGGCATTGAAGATTTAGAAAGATTCACCCTCAACTATGAAGAATCTTATTTACATACTGGTAGAGAATTGTTTATTCTCGCGCAAGAAATTATTAGTTAG